In Trichoderma asperellum chromosome 1, complete sequence, a single window of DNA contains:
- a CDS encoding uncharacterized protein (EggNog:ENOG41), whose product MSLVSQFLSQIQQQVRNQQGDLLRSWLQVEPESPKQYHNLAAELRSNFSRQDAIDKIVEDRLPQQDDLPEGQATSWPGLLAFLKDYLTYWRDVDFSDLLGAHQLLSGLVNSCSTAFAHPTYGSMLLQVSMSLSETLARLTMNLNRRPDLTRRLRVVDDDNRKSVAESSAEIIQKIFTTCLTDRSGSRTSKPEGKRVGIYMFANLVLKLLFACRRTQLAKMIFVNIESISPPLSLYPAAQRVTFLYYIGRFNFSNQHYHRASLCLQEAYLQTPPQLVSHRSNILTYLIPSNLLLGRFPSDTLTSRPEAQSLKPIFLPLCMAVRSGNFMQFQSHLAAHESWLLGKGLLLPLSNRLRPLLWRSLTRKTFILTYVPPTDASSRKAATLELSHLLTVATYVQHRLEGWQPYNPPLRGHPSQANPVFMKALKNNIQSSHETTLMPPPSGPQKLRPNEGSYGVTHRSPTKTWR is encoded by the exons ATGTCTTTAGTCTCCCAGTTCCTCTCCCAAATACAGCAGCAAGTCCGCAACCAGCAAGGCGATCTCCTCCGATCATGGCTCCAAGTAGAGCCCGAGTCACCAAAACAGTATCACAACCTGGCAGCTGAGCTGCGCTCCAACTTTAGTCGTCAAGATGCTATTGACAAGATCGTCGAGGACCGCCTTCCGCAGCAGGACGACCTGCCGGAGGGACAGGCAACGTCTTGGCCGGGATTGTTGGCTTTTTTGAAGGACTATTTGACGTACTGGCGAGATGTCGATTTTTCAGATTTGCTAGGGGCGCATCAGCTTCTCAGTGGGTTGGTCAA CTCTTGTTCCACCGCGTTCGCTCATCCTACGTACGGCTCAATGCTGCTCCAAGTTAGCATGTCCTTGTCTGAGACTCTTGCTCGTCTCACCATGAACCTCAACCGCCGGCCTGACCTAACTCGTCGACTTCGTGTCGTGGACGACGACAACCGCAAATCTGTCGCCGAGTCTTCTGCTGAGATCATTCAAAAGATCTTTACGACTTGTCTGACTGACCGGTCAGGCTCTCGCACGAGTAAGCCGGAAGGGAAGCGGGTTGGTATATACATGTTTGCCAATCTTGTCCTCAAACTTTTATTCGCG TGTCGAAGAACTCAATTAGCCAAGATGATATTTGTCAACATTGAGAGCATATCGCCTCCGCTCTCACTCTATCCGGCCGCCCAGCGCGTCACTTTTCTCTACTACATTGGCCGCTTCAACTTCTCCAATCAGCATTATCACCGCGCTTCTCTATGTCTCCAAGAGGCCTACTTACAGACTCCTCCTCAACTCGTCTCTCATCGTTCCAACATTCTAACTTATCTCATCCCTTcgaatcttcttctcgggCGATTCCCTTCAGATACACTAACATCACGACCGGAGGCTCAATCACTGAAACCCATATTCCTTCCATTGTGTATGGCTGTTCGCTCTGGCAACTTCATGCAGTTCCAATCTCATCTTGCGGCACACGAATCATGGCTCTTAGGAAAGGGCCTTCTCTTACCACTTTCTAACCGCCTTCGCCCACTCCTCTGGAGGAGTCTCACCCGCAAGACGTTTATCCTAACATACGTCCCTCCAACAGACGCCTCCTCCCGCAAAGCAGCAACTCTTGagctctctcatctccttACTGTAGCAACTTACGTCCAACATCGTCTCGAAGGCTGGCAGCCCTACAACCCGCCCCTACGCGGTCACCCATCACAGGCCAATCCCGTCTTCATGAAAGCCCTCAAAAACAACATTCAATCTTCCCACGAGACCACTCTAATGCCTCCCCCAAGTGGCCCCCAAAAGCTGCGCCCTAACGAGGGCTCATATGGGGTAACGCACAGGTCACCTACGAAGACGTGGAGATGA
- the KLP1 gene encoding Kinesin heavy chain, giving the protein MSNNTIKVVARFRPQNRVEIESGGKPIVAFSSEDTCTLDSKEAQGSFTFDRIFDMSSKQQDIFDYSIRPTVDDILNGYNGTVFAYGQTGAGKSYTMMGNMDDPEQRGVIPRIVEQIFASIMSSPSTIEYTVRVSYMEIYMEKIRDLLAPQNDNLPIHEEKNRGIYVKGLLEIYVSSVQEVYEVMRRGGNARVVSATNMNAESSRSHSIFVVTITQKNVETGSAKSGQLFLVDLAGSEKVGKTGASGQTLEEAKKINKSLSALGMVINALTDGKSHFVPYRDSKLTRILQESLGGNSRTTLIINCSPSSYNDAETLGTLRFGTRAKSIKNKAKVNAELSPAELKALLKKAQGQVTNFESYISNLEGEIQLWRAGESVPKEKWVQPTADGVTAAKAEARAPRPSTPSRLTESRSETPIASDRAGTPSITLEKDEREEFLRRENELQDQLTEKESLAATAEKQLRETKEELSFLKEHDSKIGKENEKLMTEVNEFKMQLERLNFEGKEAQITMDALKEANSELTTELDDMKQQLLDAKMSAKETGAALDEKEKKKAEKMAKMMAGFELGTDVFSENERSIAETIKHIDSLLEQSTIGDHIAPDEFKALRAKMVETQGIVRQAELSMYSGSSNDLDARRRQELEARLEALQQEYEDVLTRNLSESDVEEVKARLEAVYAKREKTETQLVEELKADLAQKASENARMKTLIEELQQRVKAGGAGAMANGKTVQQQIAEFDVMKKSLMRDLQNRCERVVELEISLDETREQYNNVLRSSNNRAQQKKMAFLERNLEQLTQVQRQLVEQNSSLKKEVAIAERKLIARNERIQSLESLLQDSQEKMATANHKFEVQLASVKERLEAAKAGSTRGLGGAGGFSFSGAGSRIAKPLRGGGGDAPSTPTIQGGDGTSSKRGSWFFNKS; this is encoded by the exons ATGTCAAACAACACCATCAAGGTCGTCGCCCGGTTCAGGCCCCAGAACCGGGTGGAAATCGAATCGGGCGGCAAGCCAATCGTCGCCTTCAGCTCGGAAGACACTTGCACACTTGAC TCCAAAGAGGCGCAGGGTTCCTTCACCTTCGACCGAATCTTTGACATGTCAAGTAAACAACAAGACATATTCGACTACTCCATCCGCCCAACCGTCGACGATATTCTCAATGGCTACAACGGTACCGTCTTTGCCTACGGTCAGACTGGTGCTGGTAAATCATACACCATGATGGGCAACATGGATGATCCCGAGCAGAGGGGTGTTATTCCGCGCATTGTCGAGCAAATCTTTGCCAGCATCATGTCCAGCCCCAGCACTATCGAATACACCGTTCGCGTTAGCTACATGGAAATTTACATGGAAAAGATTCGTGATCTGCTGGCCCCTCAGAACGACAATCTCCCCATccatgaagagaagaacCGCGGTATCTACGTCAAGGGCCTACTAGAAATTTATGTCTCCAGCGTTCAAGAGGTATACGAGGTGATGAGGAGGGGAGGCAATGCCCGAGTGGTCTCTGCCACCAACATGAACGCAGAATCATCACGATCTCactccatcttcgtcgttACCATTACCCAGAAGAACGTTGAGACGGGTTCGGCCAAAAGCGGTCAGCTGTTCTTGGTTGATTTGGCCGGTAGTGAAAAGGTTGGCAAGACGGGTGCCAGTGGCCAGACgcttgaagaagccaagaagatCAACAAAAGTTTGAGTGCCTTGGGTATGGTCATCAACGCCTTGACCGATGGCAAATCTCACTTTGTGCCCTACCGAGACTCTAAATTGACCCGTATACTGCAAGAATCTCTGGGTGGTAACAGTCGAACTACTCTCATCATCAACTGCTCTCCTAGTAGTTACAACGACGCTGAAACTTTGGGAACGCTGAGATTCGGTACCAGAGCAAAGTCTATCAAGAACAAAGCCAAGGTCAACGCCGAGCTCAGCCCGGCAGAGCTCAAGGCTCTGCTCAAGAAGGCCCAAGGCCAAGTTACCAATTTCGAATCGTACATCTCTAATCTCGAGGGTGAAATTCAATTGTGGCGAGCTGGAGAGTCTGTGCCCAAAGAGAAGTGGGTTCAGCCCACCGCCGATGGTGTTACTGCAGCCAAGGCCGAAGCAAGAGCACCGCGGCCCTCAACTCCTTCACGGCTTACAGAAAGCCGTTCAGAGACCCCTATTGCCTCTGATCGCGCTGGCACCCCCAGTATAACGTTGGAGAAGGATGAACGGGAAGAGTTCCTGCGCCGCGAAAATGAGCTGCAAGATCAGCTTACAGAAAAAGAATCACTGGCTGCCACAGCCGAGAAGCAGCTTCGAGAAACTAAGGAGGAGCTCTCCTTCTTGAAGGAGCACGATAGCAAAATAGGCAAGGAAAATGAGAAGCTGATGACAGAGGTGAACGAATTCAAGATGCAGTTGGAGCGGCTAAATTTCGAGGGTAAAGAGGCTCAAATCACCATGGACGCCCTCAAAGAAGCCAATTCAGAACTCACCACTGAACTGGACGatatgaagcagcagctgttggACGCCAAGATGAGCGCTAAAGAGACAGGTGCTGCCCTcgatgagaaggagaagaagaaggcagagaagatggccaagatgatGGCTGGTTTCGAACTTGGAACCGATGTGTTCAGCGAGAATGAGCGATCCATTGCTGAAACTATTAAGCACATTGATTCTCTACTCGAACAGAGCACAATTGGCGATCACATTGCACCAGACGAGTTCAAGGCACTCCGAGCAAAGATGGTCGAGACTCAGGGCATTGTGAGACAAGCAGAGCTGTCTATGTATAGCGGATCATCCAATGATCTGGATGCCCGACGGAGgcaggagctggaggctAGGCTGGAGGCCTTGCAACAAGAATATGAGGATGTTTTGACACGCAATCTCAGCGAGTCCGATGTTGAAGAGGTTAAGGCACGACTGGAAGCCGTATACGCTAAACGCGAGAAGACTGAGACACAACTCGTCGAAGAACTCAAGGCTGACCTCGCCCAGAAGGCTTCTGAGAACGCAAGGATGAAGACTCTCATCGAGGAGCTTCAGCAGCGCGTCAAGGCTGGCGGCGCCGGTGCCATGGCCAACGGCAAGACTGTCCAGCAGCAGATTGCCGAGTTTGAcgtgatgaagaagagtctCATGCGAGACTTGCAGAACCGCTGCGAGCGTGTCGTCGAGCTGGAGATTTCACTTGATGAGACCCGCGAGCAGTACAACAATGTGCTGCGGTCCTCCAACAACCGTgctcagcagaagaagatggctttCTTGGAAAGGAATTTGGAGCAGCTTACACAGGTTCAGCGCCAGCTGGTTGAACAAAACTCTTCCTTGAAGAAGGAGGTTGCCATTGCCGAGCGCAAGCTCATCGCGAGAAACGAGCGTATCCAGAGCCTGGAGAGTCTGCTGCAAGACAGccaggagaagatggcgactGCCAATCACAA GTTCGAGGTCCAACTTGCTTCTGTCAAGGAGCGCctcgaggctgccaaagctGGCAGCACCCGCGGCCTTGGTGGTGCCGGcggcttcagcttctctgGCGCTGGTAGCCGCATCGCCAAGCCTCtgcgcggcggcggcggcgatgcccCTTCGACCCCCACGATCCAAGGCGGCGATGGAACCAGCAGCAAGCGCGGTAGTTGGTTCTTCAACAAGTcgtag
- a CDS encoding uncharacterized protein (EggNog:ENOG41~TransMembrane:5 (o20-47i111-130o136-157i235-255o316-339i)), with protein MTWTVQGGAGEPVEFHMPAWGWPLILADAIILIPISLLVQYTLLYIYPVFTIIEDENPPAYEPLPSNGDDEATAGAPKPTDGAPRTVTSSLRSINRLLTSYGGFRANFRGFMCLLVQNILSSVVASFFSWFPARPFAQLLASLVMVQYATAWVHIVISHPSPRRFWRRLPTFKRAFTATWKPVVIYWVATQVHQWVPLLLSGLIGFDAPSFSWGSGNLPDDFSEHKISYMIKAGVYFLLSTMLWVVVIIPARVVLVRVQASLLPEDEDPIIPFDRSFDGKVEPAVVGGLGYATVANAWSTFSKAAWRRVIILYTKIFGVVVATMILSWAILIPTGLLLMKFGAKST; from the exons ATGACTTGGACCGTTCAAGGAGGAGCGGGAGAACCTGTCGAGTTCCATATGCCCGCTTGGGGATGGCCTCTGATTCTTGCCGACGCCATTATTCTTATCCCCATTTCGCTTCTG GTTCAATATACCCTACTCTACATCTACCCCGTCTTCACCATCATTGAAGATGAGAACCCCCCTGCCTATGAGCCCCTTCCTAGCAACGGAGATGATGAGGCTACCGCTGGCGCCCCCAAGCCTACCGATGGCGCCCCTCGAACTGtgacttcttctcttcgctcCATCAACCGCCTTCTCACCTCGTATGGCGGCTTCCGAGCCAACTTCCGTGGATTCATGTGTCTTCTAGTCCAGAATATCCTCAGCAGTGTTGTCGCCTCATTCTTCTCTTGGTTCCCTGCTAGGCCTTTTGCCCAGCTGCTGGCATCCTTGGTCATGGTTCAATACGCTACTGCTTGGGTTCACATTGTCATCTCGCACCCTTCCCCTCGAAGATTTTGGCGCCGCCTGCCTACCTTTAAGCGCGCCTTTACTGCTACTTGGAAGCCCGTTGTGATTTACTGGGTTGCCACCCAAGTGCACCAATGGGTTCCCCTCTTGCTGTCCGGCCTGATCGGCTTTGACGCGCCATCTTTCAGCTGGGGCTCTGGCAACCTTCCTGACGACTTCAGCGAACACAAAATTTCTTATATGATCAAGGCAGGAGTGTACTTTCTCCTGAGCACAATGCTGTGGGTTGTTGTCATCATCCCCGCCCGCGTCGTTCTCGTCCGTGTTCAGGCTTCGCTTCTCCctgaagacgaagatccCATCATCCCCTTCGACCGCTCTTTCGATGGCAAGGTCGAGCCTGCAGTGGTGGGCGGCTTGGGCTACGCCACCGTTGCCAACGCCTGGTCTACCTTTTCCAAGGCTGCTTGGAGACGCGTGATCATCCTTTACACCAAGATTTTTGGCGTCGTTGTGGCTACAATGATCCTTTCTTGGGCCATTCTCATTCCTACTGGCCTGCTCCTGATGAAGTTCGGCGCAAAGAGCACTTAA
- the UBC2 gene encoding Ubiquitin-conjugating enzyme E2 2 (BUSCO:EOG092D4E63) produces the protein MSTAARRRLMRDFKRMQTDPPAGVSASPIPDNVMTWNAVIIGPADTPFEDGTFRLVMQFEEQYPNKPPQVKFISQMFHPNVYATGELCLDILQNRWSPTYDVAAVLTSIQSLLNDPNTGSPANVEASNLYKDNRKEYTKRVRATVESSWED, from the exons ATGTCAACGGCAGCCCGGCGTCGTTTGATGCGCGACTTCAAG CGCATGCAAACCGATCCTCCTGCTGGAGTTTCAGCCTCTCCCATTCCCGATAATGTGATGACCTG GAACGCCGTAATCATCGGCCCGGCGGATACACCTTTTGAAGATGGCACATTCCGACTCGTCATGCAGTTCGAAGAGCAATACCCCAACAAGCCTCCCCAGGTCAAGTTCATCAGCCAGATGTTCCACCCCAACGTATACGCCACCGGCGAGCTATGCTTGGACATTCTGCAAAATCGATGGAGTCCGACATAcgatgttgctgctgttttgACCAGCATCCAGAG TTTACTCAACGACCCCAACACCGGTTCACCGGCGAACGTCGAGGCTTCGAATCTCTACAAAGATAACCGAAAAGAGTATACTAAGCGTGTCCGAGCAACTGTCGAGAGCAGCTGGGAAGACTAG
- a CDS encoding uncharacterized protein (EggNog:ENOG41~SECRETED:SignalP(1-25)~CAZy:GH132) — translation MKVTDVQAAFASAVVLLSLPASTVASSHRRLHQLPNKKHTHLRSHTVEDANSIVKRGQCAFPTDDPNLVAVTPDAQNAGWAMSPDQPCKPGSYCPIACKPGMVMAQWDPDSSYTYPASMNGGLFCDNSGTIHKPFPNKPYCVEGTGAVVAVNDCGESMSWCQTVLPGNEAMLIPTEVSSSATLAVPDTSYWCSTAAHYYINPPGSTVADCVWGTSSKPVGNWAPYVAGANTDSNGETFVKIGWNPIYTGSSLMSTLPTFGVKIECPDGGCNGLPCSISPNSSGNVDSNESAVGAGGASFCVVTVPKGGTANIVTFNTDGSSGSGSDSGSSSSAEPSSTVAELKAGGFAAQAEKATSTTAAASSTEASTTAPASTEASTTAAASSTAAESTTAQSSAATTGATSGASETDASTTTKASKTASYAHARPSVNPGMFHENGTSSQTTAAPSGPSQTQGDSAPVTTTTKKGEAGRQQGSPAFAGLIVAFVAAACFF, via the exons ATGAAGGTTACAGACGTTCAGGCCGCCTTCGCGTCGGCGGTTGTGCTTCTCTCGCTGCCCGCCAGTACAGTCGCCTCATCCCATCGCAGACTTCACCAACTTCCTAATAAGAAACACACCCATTTGCGCTCTCACACAGTAGAGGATGCCAACTCCATTGTCAAACGAGGACAATGCGCGTTCCCGACTGACGATCCTAACCTCGTTGCTGTCACACCCGATGCACAGAATGCTGGCTGGGCTATGAGTCCAGATCAGCCTTGTAAACCGGGTAGCTACTGTCCAATTGCTTGTAAGCCAGGCATGGTTATGGCACAATGGGATCCCGATTCTTCATACACCTATCCAGCTTCAATG AACGGAGGACTGTTTTGCGATAATAGTGGCACAATCCACAAGCCATTTCCTAACAAGCCTTACTGCGTTGAGGGTACCGGTGCTGTCGTAGCTGTCAATGATTGTGGTGAATCGATGTCTTGGTGCCAGACAGTTTTGCCTGGTAACGAGGCGATGCTTATCCCAACTGAGGTCTCATCTTCAGCAACCTTGGCTGTTCCCGATACTAGCTACTGGTGTTCAACCGCCGCTCA CTACTATATCAACCCTCCCGGAAGTACCGTTGCAGACTGTGTTTGGGGTACCTCAAGCAAGCCGGTTGGCAACTGGGCTCCCTACGTTGCCGGAGCTAACACCGATTCCAATGGCGAAACTTTTGTCAAGATTGGCTGGAACCCTATCTATACAGGTTCCTCTTTGATGAGCACCTTGCCCACCTTCGGCGTTAAGATTGAATGCCCTGACGGTGGCTGCAACGGGTTACCCTGTTCGATCTCACCCAATTCCTCCGGTAACGTCGACAGCAATGAGTCTGCTGTTGGCGCTGGTGGCGCTTCATTCTGTGTTGTCACTGTTCCAAAGGGCGGCACTGCTAACATCGTGACCTTCAACACGGATGGCAGCTCCGGCTCCGGCTCCGACTCTGGATCCTCCTCATCTGCCGAACCAAGCTCTACTGTTGCCGAGCTTAAGGCCGGTGGCTTTGCTGCCCAGGCAGAGAAGGCCACATCGACTACCGCTGCTGCATCATCTACTGAGGCATCCACCACCGCGCCAGCCTCAACAGAGGCATCAACAACcgcggcagcttcttccacagCTGCAGAGTCGACGACGGCACAGAGTTCCGCGGCCACTACCGGCGCTACCTCGGGTGCGAGCGAGACCGATgcttccaccaccaccaaggcTTCGAAAACCGCGTCTTATGCTCACGCCCGTCCGTCTGTGAACCCCGGCATGTTCCACGAGAACGGCACATCATCACAGACCACAGCGGCGCCCTCTGGGCCTTCACAAACCCAGGGTGACTCTGCTCCGGTTACTACGACTACTAAGAAGGGTGAAGCTGGCCGCCAGCAAGGCAGCCCTGCTTTTGCAGGCCTGATTGTTGCCTTTGTTGCCgctgcttgtttcttttaa